In one Culex quinquefasciatus strain JHB chromosome 2, VPISU_Cqui_1.0_pri_paternal, whole genome shotgun sequence genomic region, the following are encoded:
- the LOC6031177 gene encoding sperm flagellar protein 1, with protein MPNSPYPVLSPEERDTVLQWVHKFKLSSPIKKLSRDMSDGVLVAEIVHQLFPRLVDLHNYTRGFSIARKLDNWETLNRKVFKKLELGLTPEVINAIASGQPGAVDVVLLEILMRVDTAAERP; from the exons ATGCCTAATTCACCATATCCGGTGCTAAGTCCAGAAGAGAGAGATACTGTACTACAGTGGGTTCACAAGTTCAAACTGTCCAGCCCGATAAAGAAGCTCAGTCGGGACATGTCCGATGGAG TCCTGGTTGCCGAAATTGTCCACCAGCTGTTTCCACGTCTGGTTGATCTACACAATTACACGCGCGGATTCTCGATCGCCCGAAAGCTGGACAACTGGGAAACGCTCAACAGGAAGGTCTTCAAGAAGCTGGAGCTGGGACTTACACCTGAAGTCATTAATGCTATCGCAAGTGGACAACCGGGGGCAGTTGATGTGGTACTTTTGGAGATTCTGATGCGAGTTGATACGGCCGCTGAACGGCCGTGA
- the LOC6031176 gene encoding UDP-glycosyltransferase UGT5, producing the protein MNAKVITTLLAFFLVGQVQSYKILFLVPFPGPSHWLMLKHFIRELTEVRGHEVTCITSFKFGEPLNRYQEVLIEPAYPIREKFPLSAIFNTATYSSDYNNLFLYWKMGLDTSRFALESQAVQQFIKRNDLSFDLVVSEQFFQESWLMFAHKFNAPIVTISTYGYSDFMDRAMGILTPWSFVPHMILDYEDDMNFLQRAYNVLVSSVDYVIRELYYLPQQDKLAKEFFGDLERQRGPLPSVRELEKSISVILINAHPTLTKPRPSTVGLVNIAGAHIRHPKPLPEDLQRFMDGAEHGVIYFSLGAYLQSSEIPPAKRATLLKVFANLKQRVIWKFETDTIEDVPQNVMIRKWAPQNDILAHKNVILFISHGGQFGTFESMYHGVPTLFMPFFGDQHRNALRAVRSGYAGHMMFQDVTEESFGARIRQLIEDRTFYTRAKEISALFRDTIVEPMNESIYWMEYVVRHKGATHLKSKAVNLSVAQYLSLDVLGAVMLVVVILIAGVKVCCCGKTGRKVNKKKTQ; encoded by the exons ATGAACGCCAAGGTGATAACCACGCTGCTGGCGTTCTTCTTAGTCGGCCAAGTTCAAAGCTACAAGATACTGTTTCTGGTTCCGTTTCCCGGTCCCAGCCACTGGCTGATGCTGAAGCACTTTATACGCGAGCTCACAGAAGTCCGTGGCCACGAGGTAACGTGCATCACGAGCTTCAAGTTTGGTGAACCGCTGAACCGGTACCAGGAAGTGTTGATCGAGCCGGCTTATCCGATAAGGGAGAAGT TTCCGTTGTCGGCGATCTTCAACACGGCAACCTACAGCAGTGACTATAACAATCTGTTCTTGTACTGGAAGATGGGGCTAGATACTAGTCGTTTTGCGTTGGAAAGCCAGGCTGTTCAGCAGTTCATCAAGCGAAATGACCTTTCGTTTGACCTTGTGGTGTCCGAACAGTTCTTCCAGGAGAGTTGGCTAATGTTTGCGCACAAGTTCAATGCTCCCATCGTTACGATCAGCACTTACGGCTATTCGGACTTTATGGATCGAGCGATGGGAATCCTGACGCCATGGTCTTTCGTTCCCCACATGATTCTGGATTACGAGGATGACATGAACTTTCTCCAGAGGGCGTACAATGTGCTGGTGTCGTCGGTTGATTACGTGATTCGAGAGTTGTACTATCTCCCTCAACAAGATAAGCTAGCGAAGGAGTTTTTCGGTGATTTAGAACGTCAGCGTGGTCCGCTACCCAGCGTTCGGGAACTGGAAAAATCAATCTCAGTCATTTTGATCAATGCTCATCCCACGCTAACCAAACCTCGTCCTTCCACGGTTGGTTTAGTAAACATTGCTGGAGCACATATTAGACACCCAAAGCCGCTTCCAGAAGACCTACAGCGTTTTATGGATGGCGCAGAACACGGCGTAATCTACTTCTCCCTGGGAGCCTACCTTCAAAGCTCGGAAATCCCTCCTGCAAAAAGAGCAACACTCCTCAAAGTATTCGCCAACCTCAAGCAGCGAGTAATCTGGAAATTCGAAACGGACACCATCGAAGATGTCCCCCAAAACGTAATGATCCGCAAATGGGCACCGCAGAACGATATCCTAGCGCACAAAAACGTCATCCTCTTCATCTCCCACGGGGGCCAGTTCGGAACCTTTGAATCCATGTATCACGGAGTCCCAACCCTGTTTATGCCCTTCTTTGGGGACCAACACCGGAACGCCCTCCGAGCGGTGCGCAGTGGCTACGCTGGCCACATGATGTTCCAGGACGTCACCGAGGAGTCATTTGGGGCACGCATTCGGCAGCTGATCGAGGATCGGACGTTCTACACCCGTGCCAAGGAGATATCCGCGCTGTTCCGGGATACCATCGTAGAACCCATGAACGAGTCCATCTACTGGATGGAGTACGTAGTGAGGCATAAGGGAGCGACACATTTGAAGTCGAAGGCGGTGAACTTGTCGGTTGCGCAGTACCTGTCGCTTGATGTACTCGGAGCTGTGATGCTGGTCGTGGTGATTCTCATCGCGGGTGTTAAGGTTTGCTGCTGTGGTAAAACGGGACGTAAAGTTAACAAGAAGAAGACGCAGTAA
- the LOC6031180 gene encoding UDP-glycosyltransferase UGT5 — MNSRTRMTNPKRNWIKVALATFIVILSSIHHNDGARILLVSTFPGKSHWLTFEHILGELLERGHEITAITNYPLKNSNRHGDRYREVLIDPPFDFEADLPMESYYKTTAFSNPFFKLNILLWLGLATTEYAFESPNVGSFMKEEGLGYDLVIAEQFAQEAFLMFGHKYRAPIVTINTLGYTDYIDRSFGMITPLSYVPHFFTEFTDEMNFFERLYNVVLTVYDWAHRKFGFIPKQNALAQKYFASEVSELEGLPTIEELELNVSVTLTNNHIISFRPRPKMIGMVDIAGVHIRPAKELPNNIKTFLDSSPPSGGAIYINFGTFLRSSAMPPETLQVFLEVFRRLPQYNFLWKWESDQAPELPPNVLLQKWIPQNDVLAHPKIKLFLTHGGIFGAQESVYWGRPMLFVPFYGDQHGNALKFQQEGIGLTIKIANVTVEELQGKIEQIVKNESFQQNADRLSSLFRDNPTDPLQESVFWIEYVIRHRGAKHLKSAAVRMPWYRYLLLDLAAATAVAIYVSIWLTKHAIGKVCKKSDKNLSKKRQ; from the exons ATGAACTCACGCACGCGAATGACGAACCCAAAGAGG AATTGGATTAAGGTCGCTCTAGCGACATTCATAGTGATTTTAAGTTCAATACACCACAATGACGGAGCAAGAATTCTGCTCGTATCGACGTTCCCCGGCAAGAGCCACTGGCTGACGTTCGAGCACATCTTGGGTGAACTGCTCGAACGAGGTCACGAGATAACCGCGATCACCAACTATCCGCTGAAGAACTCGAACCGACACGGTGATCGCTACCGGGAGGTGTTGATCGATCCGCCGTTCGACTTCGAGGCTGATCTTCCGATGGAGTCGTACTACAAGACGACGGCATTCAGTAATCCGTTCTTCAAGCTGAATATCTTGCTGTGGCTTGGACTGGCCACTACCGAGTATGCCTTTGAGAGTCCGAATGTTGGGAGCTTCATGAAGGAAGAGGGGTTGGGCTATGACCTGGTGATCGCGGAACAGTTTGCGCAGGAAGCGTTTTTGATGTTTGGCCACAAGTATAGAGCTCCGATTGTTACTATTA ACACGCTGGGTTACACCGACTACATCGATCGGTCGTTTGGCATGATAACGCCACTATCATACGTTCCACACTTCTTCACCGAGTTCACCGATGAAATGAACTTTTTCGAGCGTTTGTACAATGTTGTGCTGACGGTGTACGATTGGGCCCATCGAAAGTTTGGGTTCATTCCCAAGCAGAATGCGCTGGCGCAAAAGTATTTTGCGAGCGAAGTCAGCGAGCTTGAAGGGCTACCAACAATTGAGGAGCTGGAGCTGAATGTGAGCGTTACGCTGACCAACAATCATATAATTTCGTTCCGACCTAGACCCAAGATGATCGGAATGGTTGACATTGCTGGTGTCCATATTCGGCCAGCGAAGGAGCTGCCAAACAATATCAAA ACCTTCCTCGACTCCTCACCGCCTTCCGGTGGAGCAATCTACATCAACTTTGGAACGTTCCTACGTAGTTCGGCTATGCCCCCAGAAACGCTGCAGGTTTTCCTGGAAGTGTTCCGACGACTACCTCAGTACAACTTTCTCTGGAAATGGGAATCGGACCAGGCTCCTGAACTACCACCCAATGTCCTTCTGCAAAAGTGGATCCCCCAGAACGATGTCCTAGCACATCCAAAGATCAAGCTGTTTTTAACCCACGGAGGCATCTTCGGTGCTCAAGAGTCCGTCTACTGGGGACGACCCATGCTGTTTGTACCGTTTTACGGTGATCAACACGGAAATGCCCTCAAGTTCCAGCAAGAAGGTATTGGTCTCACCATCAAGATCGCCAACGTGACCGTAGAAGAGCTACAGGGCAAGATCGAACAGATCGTGAAGAATGAAAGCTTCCAGCAGAACGCGGACCGACTTTCTAGCTTGTTCCGGGACAACCCAACGGATCCTCTGCAGGAATCGGTGTTCTGGATCGAGTACGTTATACGGCATCGCGGTGCCAAACATCTGAAATCAGCTGCCGTTAGAATGCCCTGGTACAGATACCTGCTGTTGGACCTGGCAGCTGCGACTGCTGTCGCTATTTACGTTTCAATTTGGCTCACGAAGCATGCAATTGGAAAGGTTTGCAAAAAATCTGACAAGAATTTAAGCAAAAAGAGGCAATAA
- the LOC6031178 gene encoding UDP-glycosyltransferase UGT5, with protein sequence MHFTSLLLTTLLLAFAPLATGSKILVLVPFPAPSHWLWLEHFVQELLERGHQVTAISNFAAKERHPNYTEILIDPPFDIPYYFPVSDIFEAKYTSDLSNLLLYWNVGLTTTKFALENPNVQQFIEQDDSVFDLVISEQFYQEAFLMFAHKYRAPIVTIGTLGYSDFMDRAMGLLTPWSFVPHPILLYMDDMTFSQRCYNFLVSAVDALIRKYYYMPRQDKLAQKYFSAIEGPESFPSVYELEKSISVMLINSHVSTSPPRPSISGLVNVAGAHIQPAKPLPADIQRFLDGATEGAIFFSLGSYVQSSDMPKDKLKAFFEVFRNLKQKVLWKFEDESMTNVPRNVMVRKWLPQSDILAHPKVVLFITHGGMFGSQEGIFRGVPMLFIPFYGDQHRNALRAERAGYALTLNFADVNAITLGSRINELLTNPAFNRLAKKASELFRDNLVPPMDEAMHWIEYVIRHKGAKHLKSISVDFNWVQYLMLDVLTFFVIAILLTSFLVYHIIGAFLEKPTKHKSKDHKRPTVPPKVRTVKKVKAN encoded by the exons ATG CATTTCACGTCGCTTCTGCTGACCACGCTGCTGCTCGCATTTGCCCCGCTGGCAACCGGCTCCAAGATACTGGTGCTCGTCCCCTTCCCGGCGCCCAGCCACTGGCTGTGGTTGGAGCACTTCGTTCAGGAACTGCTCGAACGGGGCCACCAGGTGACCGCGATCTCGAACTTTGCCGCCAAGGAGCGCCATCCCAACTACACCGAGATCCTGATCGACCCGCCGTTCGACATACCGTACTACT TTCCTGTGTCAGATATTTTCGAGGCTAAATACACCAGCGATTTGTCCAACCTGTTACTGTACTGGAATGTAGGACTCACGACGACTAAATTTGCTTTAGAGAATCCTAACGTTCAGCAGTTCATCGAGCAGGATGACAGCGTGTTCGACTTGGTCATCTCCGAGCAGTTCTACCAGGAAGCATttctcatgtttgcccacaagTATCGAGCTCCGATCGTTACCATAG GAACCCTAGGATACTCGGACTTTATGGATCGTGCGATGGGTTTGCTGACTCCATGGTCGTTTGTACCACATCCAATACTGCTGTACATGGACGACATGACGTTTAGTCAGCGATGTTACAACTTCCTGGTATCAGCAGTAGATGCGTTGATCCGCAAATACTACTACATGCCCCGACAGGACAAACTGGCCCAGAAGTACTTCTCGGCGATTGAAG GTCCCGAATCCTTCCCATCCGTGTACGAGCTGGAAAAGTCCATCTCGGTAATGCTGATCAACAGCCACGTCTCAACTTCCCCACCGAGGCCGTCGATCTCAGGCCTGGTCAACGTTGCCGGAGCGCACATCCAACCGGCCAAGCCACTTCCGGCGGACATCCAGCGATTTCTGGATGGAGCTACCGAGGGTGCCATCTTTTTCAGTTTGGGATCGTACGTGCAGAGTTCCGACATGCCCAAGGACAAACTGAAAGCGTTTTTCGAAGTTTTTCGCAATCTCAAGCAGAAAGTGCTGTGGAAGTTCGAGGACGAATCGATGACGAACGTTCCGCGGAATGTGATGGTCCGAAAGTGGCTGCCACAGAGTGATATTCTAGCCCATCCAAAGGTGGTTCTCTTCATCACCCATGGCGGCATGTTTGGTAGCCAGGAGGGGATCTTCCGTGGAGTCCCCATGTTATTCATACCATTCTACGGTGATCAACACAGGAATGCTCTTAGGGCGGAACGGGCCGGCTATGCTCTGACGTTAAACTTTGCCGACGTGAACGCCATCACGCTGGGATCTCGGATCAACGAACTTCTTACAAATCCAGCGTTCAACAGACTAGCCAAGAAAGCATCGGAACTGTTCCGCGACAACCTGGTACCACCAATGGACGAGGCCATGCACTGGATCGAGTACGTCATCCGCCACAAAGGGGCCAAACATCTCAAGTCCATCTCGGTGGATTTCAACTGGGTCCAATACTTGATGCTGGACGTTCTAACATTCTTCGTGATTGCCATTCTACTCACATCGTTCCTTGTTTACCACATTATCGGTGCATTTCTAGAAAAGCCAACGAAACACAAATCGAAAGATCATAAAAGGCCAACCGTCCCTCCCAAAGTCAGAACCGTTAAAAAAGTTAAAGCGAATTAA